A single region of the Streptomyces sp. NBC_00236 genome encodes:
- a CDS encoding superinfection immunity protein — protein sequence MSANVIVVFLGLIVAALVYFVPAVVAFSRGVPNKGSVLVLNLFLGWTLVGWVVALAMAARSAPQGPRY from the coding sequence ATGAGCGCCAATGTGATCGTTGTCTTCTTAGGGCTGATAGTTGCCGCTCTGGTCTACTTCGTGCCGGCGGTGGTCGCCTTCTCGCGAGGAGTGCCGAACAAGGGCTCCGTCCTCGTGCTGAACCTGTTCCTGGGCTGGACCCTGGTGGGCTGGGTCGTGGCGCTGGCCATGGCGGCGCGCAGCGCGCCGCAAGGTCCCCGTTACTGA
- a CDS encoding glycoside hydrolase family 2 protein: MTLRHLPLHDGWTLGADSPVPVGLPTGGVPATVPGCVHTDLLAAGLIDDPYLDDNENRLGWIGRTDWTYRTTFDWTPDGHDHADLCFDGLDTVATVLLNGIEVGRAANQHRSHRFPVRALLAEGANTLDVRFTAPYTYAEELRDRLGDRPGAYAEPYAFIRKMACNFGWDWGPTLVTSGIWRPVALETWSGPRIASVTLLPDLDDAGVPRLTVTLDVDRSGQGALEAVVEVAGERAAFTVLAGEDRATATLSVPGAALWWPRSHGEQPLYDVTVRLGEEVRRFRTGFRGVTLEREAFRFVVNGEPVFVRGVNWIPEDCFPARVTRQRISDRLDQAVAAGVNLIRIWGGGLYESDDFYELADEKGLLVWQDFPFACAAYPEEQPLWDEVAAEARENVTRLSPHPSLVLWCGNNENLEGHADWGWQKDLGDRTWGHGYYHGLLPAIVAETDPSRPYWPGSPYSGTEDIHPQDPAHGTIHIWDVWNRADYRAYADRVPRFVAEFGFQGPPAYATLRRAISGPLTPDAPLLAHHQKAEDGNAKLLRGLGDHLPQPGADFDDWHWLTQLNQARAVAFGIRHFRSHTPYCMGTIVWQLNDCWPVVSWSAIDGGGRRKPLWYALRAVYADRLIAVRDGAVHLVNDAPEPWTGTLRLTRHGLDGAVLAEEEVVVSTAARAVTRVPLPPSVAEPADRTRELLVARLGSVRAVEFYEEDTRLALPPARYDVSVTECGDEAPGYRVEVTARTLLRDLALFPDRLDPAAQVDEMLVTLLPGESTVFMITGAVLPDPEALGAHPVLRCVNDGLIR; the protein is encoded by the coding sequence GTGACCCTTCGCCACCTGCCCCTGCACGACGGCTGGACGCTCGGCGCGGACAGCCCCGTGCCCGTGGGGCTCCCCACAGGCGGCGTCCCCGCCACCGTGCCCGGCTGCGTCCACACGGACCTGCTCGCGGCGGGGCTGATCGACGACCCGTACCTGGACGACAACGAGAACCGGCTCGGCTGGATCGGCCGCACCGACTGGACGTACCGCACCACGTTCGACTGGACGCCGGACGGGCACGACCACGCCGACCTGTGCTTCGACGGCCTCGACACCGTCGCCACCGTCCTTCTCAACGGCATCGAGGTGGGCCGCGCCGCCAACCAGCACCGCAGCCACCGCTTCCCCGTCCGCGCCCTGCTGGCCGAGGGTGCCAACACCCTCGACGTACGGTTCACCGCCCCGTACACCTATGCCGAGGAGCTGCGCGACCGGCTCGGCGACCGGCCCGGTGCCTATGCGGAGCCGTACGCCTTCATCCGCAAGATGGCGTGCAACTTCGGCTGGGACTGGGGGCCGACGCTGGTCACGTCCGGCATCTGGCGGCCGGTCGCGCTGGAGACCTGGAGCGGCCCGCGGATCGCGTCGGTCACCCTGCTGCCCGATCTCGACGACGCGGGGGTGCCGCGCCTCACCGTCACCCTCGACGTCGACCGGTCCGGCCAGGGGGCCCTGGAAGCCGTCGTGGAGGTCGCGGGCGAGCGTGCCGCGTTCACCGTCCTCGCCGGCGAGGACCGGGCCACCGCCACCCTGTCCGTCCCGGGCGCCGCGCTCTGGTGGCCGCGCAGCCACGGCGAGCAGCCCCTGTACGACGTCACCGTCCGCCTCGGTGAGGAGGTCCGGCGGTTCAGGACCGGTTTCCGCGGCGTCACGCTGGAGCGCGAGGCGTTCCGCTTCGTCGTCAACGGCGAACCCGTCTTCGTACGCGGCGTCAACTGGATCCCCGAGGACTGCTTCCCCGCCCGCGTCACCCGGCAGCGGATCTCCGACCGCCTCGACCAGGCGGTCGCGGCCGGGGTCAACCTGATCAGGATCTGGGGCGGCGGCCTCTACGAGAGCGACGACTTCTACGAACTGGCCGACGAGAAGGGCCTGCTGGTCTGGCAGGACTTCCCGTTCGCCTGCGCCGCCTACCCGGAGGAGCAGCCGCTGTGGGACGAGGTGGCGGCCGAGGCCCGGGAGAACGTCACCCGCCTCTCCCCGCACCCCTCCCTCGTCCTGTGGTGCGGCAACAACGAGAACCTGGAGGGCCACGCCGACTGGGGCTGGCAGAAGGACCTCGGCGACCGGACCTGGGGCCACGGCTACTACCACGGGCTGCTCCCCGCGATCGTCGCCGAGACCGACCCGAGCCGTCCGTACTGGCCCGGCTCGCCCTACTCCGGCACCGAGGACATCCACCCGCAGGACCCGGCACACGGCACCATCCACATCTGGGACGTGTGGAACCGGGCCGACTACCGGGCCTACGCGGACCGGGTGCCCCGCTTCGTCGCCGAGTTCGGCTTCCAGGGCCCGCCCGCGTACGCCACCCTGCGCCGCGCCATCAGCGGCCCGCTGACCCCCGACGCCCCGCTCCTGGCTCACCACCAGAAGGCCGAGGACGGCAACGCCAAGCTGCTCAGGGGCCTGGGCGACCACCTGCCGCAGCCCGGCGCGGACTTCGACGACTGGCACTGGCTCACCCAGCTCAACCAGGCGCGCGCGGTCGCCTTCGGCATCCGCCACTTCCGCTCCCACACCCCGTACTGCATGGGCACGATCGTGTGGCAGCTCAACGACTGCTGGCCGGTCGTCTCCTGGTCGGCGATCGACGGCGGCGGCCGCCGCAAGCCGCTCTGGTACGCCCTGCGGGCCGTGTACGCGGACCGGCTGATCGCCGTGCGCGACGGCGCCGTCCATCTCGTCAACGACGCCCCCGAGCCCTGGACCGGCACGCTGCGGCTGACCCGGCACGGTCTGGACGGGGCGGTGCTGGCCGAGGAGGAGGTGGTCGTGAGCACGGCCGCGCGCGCGGTCACCCGGGTCCCGCTGCCACCGTCGGTCGCCGAACCGGCCGACCGGACCCGTGAGCTCCTGGTCGCACGCCTCGGCTCCGTCCGGGCGGTGGAGTTCTACGAGGAGGACACCCGCCTCGCGCTGCCGCCCGCCCGGTACGACGTCTCGGTGACGGAGTGCGGGGACGAGGCGCCCGGCTACCGCGTCGAGGTGACGGCCCGCACCCTCCTGCGGGACCTCGCGCTCTTCCCCGACCGGCTCGACCCGGCGGCCCAGGTGGACGAGATGCTCGTCACGCTGTTGCCCGGCGAGAGCACGGTGTTCATGATCACAGGAGCGGTGCTGCCGGACCCGGAGGCACTGGGCGCGCACCCCGTGCTGAGGTGCGTCAACGACGGCCTCATCCGGTAG
- a CDS encoding ATP-binding cassette domain-containing protein produces the protein MLEGLMLTLDHVTKTYRAGAFGGGSVTAVDRVSFTAEPGEVVSLIGESGSGKSTIGRMILGLTGVSSGSLTLDGRPVRPGKDFYRRVQGVFQDPFSCYNPVFRADRVFDMIRRAYHPGVSDQEWAGRVEKAVRDVRLDPGQVLGRYPHQLSGGQLQRLLIARALLLDLSFLVADEITSMLDASTRIDVLNLLAALKERGLGVLYITHDLALGTYLAEKTVVLRRGRVVERGDTQKVFGNPLHPYTRTLLAAVPRLNTPWDPPEPLESCAFHEGGDRDTDLYETEPDHFVACAQLPDCGRTSA, from the coding sequence ATGCTGGAAGGCCTGATGCTGACCCTCGACCACGTCACCAAGACCTACCGCGCCGGAGCGTTCGGCGGCGGTTCCGTCACCGCGGTGGACCGGGTGTCCTTCACCGCCGAACCAGGCGAGGTCGTCTCCCTCATCGGCGAGAGCGGCAGCGGGAAGTCCACCATCGGCCGGATGATCCTCGGCCTGACCGGAGTCAGCTCCGGCAGCCTCACCCTGGACGGCCGGCCCGTCCGCCCCGGTAAGGACTTCTACCGCCGCGTCCAGGGCGTCTTCCAGGACCCGTTCTCCTGCTACAACCCGGTCTTCCGGGCCGACCGCGTCTTCGACATGATCCGCCGCGCCTACCACCCGGGCGTCTCCGACCAGGAGTGGGCCGGCCGCGTCGAGAAGGCCGTACGGGACGTGCGCCTGGACCCCGGACAGGTGCTCGGCCGCTACCCGCACCAGCTCAGCGGCGGCCAGCTGCAACGCCTCCTCATCGCCCGCGCCCTCCTGCTCGACCTGAGCTTCCTGGTCGCCGACGAGATCACCAGCATGCTCGACGCCTCCACCCGCATCGACGTCCTCAACCTCCTGGCCGCCCTCAAGGAACGCGGCCTCGGCGTCCTCTACATCACCCACGACCTCGCGCTCGGCACCTACCTGGCGGAGAAGACCGTGGTGCTGCGCCGTGGCAGGGTCGTCGAACGCGGCGACACCCAGAAGGTGTTCGGCAACCCGCTCCACCCCTACACCCGCACCCTGCTGGCCGCCGTGCCCCGGCTCAACACCCCGTGGGACCCGCCCGAGCCGCTGGAGAGCTGCGCCTTCCACGAGGGCGGGGACCGGGACACCGATCTGTACGAGACCGAGCCGGACCACTTCGTCGCCTGTGCCCAGCTCCCCGACTGCGGAAGGACCTCCGCGTGA
- a CDS encoding ABC transporter ATP-binding protein, producing the protein MTLTVTDLRVHYRTLRGEVRALDGVSFDLADGEILGLAGESGCGKTTLGKSLIRLDGRMRHAGGTVTLDGDDVPVADDRAMNAFRFHRISLVPQYSMSALNPTRRIGRMIRELLASRGVSVDTPELHRRLDLVGLDHDVLNRYPIELSGGMKQRTVMVISTLLDPSVLIADEVTSALDVSTQRAVVGALTGLRDKGLVTSMIFVTHDLGLTSHIADSIMVMYAGKLAEKAPTKVLTTAPRHPYTKLLLGSLPEVGARYADKPLKGIAGAPPSLLNPPAGCRFRDRCPLADEQCAEEPPVVEIAPRHSVACWKA; encoded by the coding sequence ATGACCCTGACCGTGACCGACCTCCGGGTCCACTACCGCACCCTGCGCGGCGAGGTCCGGGCCCTGGACGGCGTCTCCTTCGACCTGGCCGACGGGGAGATCCTGGGCCTGGCGGGCGAGTCCGGCTGCGGCAAGACGACGCTCGGCAAGTCGCTGATCCGCCTGGACGGCCGGATGCGGCACGCGGGCGGCACCGTCACCCTCGACGGGGACGACGTGCCGGTCGCCGACGACCGCGCGATGAACGCCTTCCGCTTCCACCGGATATCGCTCGTACCGCAGTACTCCATGAGCGCCCTCAACCCGACCCGGCGCATCGGGCGCATGATCCGCGAGCTGCTCGCCTCCCGCGGCGTCAGCGTGGACACGCCCGAACTGCACCGTCGCCTCGACCTGGTGGGGCTGGACCACGACGTCCTGAACCGCTACCCGATCGAGCTGTCCGGCGGCATGAAACAGCGGACCGTCATGGTGATCTCCACCCTCCTCGACCCGTCCGTCCTCATCGCCGACGAGGTCACCTCGGCCCTGGACGTCTCCACCCAGCGGGCCGTCGTCGGCGCGCTCACCGGGCTGCGCGACAAGGGCCTGGTCACCAGCATGATCTTCGTGACGCACGACCTCGGCCTCACCTCGCACATCGCCGACTCGATCATGGTGATGTACGCGGGCAAGCTCGCCGAGAAGGCGCCCACCAAGGTCCTGACGACCGCGCCGCGCCACCCGTACACCAAACTCCTGCTCGGCTCGCTCCCCGAGGTCGGCGCCCGGTACGCCGACAAGCCCCTCAAGGGCATCGCCGGCGCCCCGCCCTCCCTCCTGAACCCCCCGGCCGGCTGCCGCTTCCGCGACCGCTGCCCGCTCGCCGACGAGCAGTGCGCCGAGGAACCCCCGGTCGTGGAGATCGCCCCCCGTCACTCCGTCGCATGCTGGAAGGCCTGA
- a CDS encoding ABC transporter permease: protein MSTVPEPAAETAAPTAAAARPGRETLHYAVRNPKLLIGFTVVVLLLLVGIIGPPLLDSSDPNEYVGPQAAPPDGTYWMGTTTFGQDVYAQFVHGLRATFLVGVVGGAIAAVIAMLVGFLAGYRGGAVDEILNMLTNVVLVLPALAVLLIINAYLGVRSVPVQGLFIGLTSWPWAARAIRAQTFSLRTREFVDLARLSGSGTWRIVFREIAPNMSSYLFMMFILLFGGSVLIASSLDFIGLGPTEGVSLGMMLQSAQQWSALQLGMWWWFVPPGAGITAIVGALYVANVGLDEVFNPKLREA from the coding sequence ATGAGCACCGTGCCCGAACCGGCCGCCGAGACCGCCGCACCCACCGCCGCCGCCGCCCGCCCCGGCCGTGAGACGCTCCACTACGCCGTGCGCAACCCCAAGCTCCTCATCGGGTTCACCGTCGTCGTGCTGCTCCTGCTCGTCGGCATCATCGGCCCGCCGCTCCTCGACAGCTCCGACCCCAACGAGTACGTGGGCCCGCAGGCCGCGCCGCCGGACGGCACGTACTGGATGGGCACGACCACCTTCGGCCAGGACGTGTACGCCCAGTTCGTGCACGGGCTGCGCGCCACCTTCCTGGTCGGCGTCGTCGGCGGGGCCATCGCCGCCGTCATCGCCATGCTCGTCGGCTTCCTCGCCGGCTACCGCGGCGGAGCGGTCGACGAGATCCTCAACATGCTCACCAACGTGGTCCTGGTGCTGCCCGCGCTCGCCGTGCTGCTGATCATCAACGCCTACCTCGGTGTCCGCTCGGTCCCCGTGCAGGGACTGTTCATCGGGCTCACCTCCTGGCCCTGGGCGGCGCGGGCCATCCGCGCGCAGACGTTCTCGCTGCGCACCCGGGAGTTCGTGGACCTGGCCCGGCTCAGCGGCAGCGGCACCTGGCGGATCGTCTTCCGCGAGATCGCGCCCAACATGAGCTCGTACCTCTTCATGATGTTCATCCTGCTCTTCGGCGGGTCCGTCCTGATCGCCTCCTCCCTCGACTTCATCGGGCTCGGCCCCACCGAGGGCGTCTCGCTCGGGATGATGCTGCAGAGCGCCCAGCAGTGGAGCGCGCTCCAACTCGGCATGTGGTGGTGGTTCGTCCCGCCGGGCGCCGGGATCACCGCGATCGTCGGCGCGCTCTACGTCGCCAACGTCGGCCTCGACGAGGTCTTCAACCCGAAGCTCCGGGAGGCCTGA
- a CDS encoding ABC transporter permease, with protein MRRYFARKLLIYALTFVVAVTVNWMIPRFMPGDPVAAMVARARVSQPEAVEAMRAYYNDLFGFDEPVWQQYLHFWGALLQGDFGLSIWVFPKPVADVLLDALPYTLGLMIPSVLLSWFVGNWAGALAARRKVLDNTVLPAGYLLTAMPYMWIAVILAWALGSKAGWFPLSGGYSLDIQPTWSTAFAVDLLQHWVLPFLSLFLVALGGWAIGMRNMIIYELESDYSSYLSALGAPQRLIRRYAFRNAVLPQITGLALQLGVLVAGALVTEIVFAYPGLGSLILAAIQNQDFFLLQGAFLFIVIGVLIANFLIDIVYVVVDPRTRTGMAGGQS; from the coding sequence TTGCGTCGCTACTTCGCCCGCAAACTTCTGATCTACGCGCTGACGTTCGTCGTCGCCGTCACCGTCAACTGGATGATCCCGCGCTTCATGCCCGGCGACCCCGTCGCCGCCATGGTGGCCAGGGCCCGGGTCTCGCAGCCCGAGGCCGTCGAGGCCATGCGCGCCTACTACAACGACCTGTTCGGCTTCGACGAGCCCGTCTGGCAGCAGTACCTGCACTTCTGGGGCGCCCTGCTGCAGGGCGACTTCGGGCTGTCCATCTGGGTGTTCCCCAAGCCCGTCGCCGACGTGCTGCTCGACGCACTCCCGTACACGCTGGGGCTGATGATCCCGTCCGTCCTGCTCAGCTGGTTCGTCGGCAACTGGGCCGGGGCGCTGGCCGCCCGCCGCAAGGTGCTCGACAACACCGTGCTGCCGGCCGGATACCTGCTCACCGCGATGCCGTACATGTGGATCGCCGTCATCCTCGCCTGGGCGCTCGGTTCCAAGGCGGGCTGGTTCCCGCTCTCCGGCGGCTACAGCCTCGACATCCAGCCGACCTGGTCCACCGCCTTCGCCGTGGACCTGCTCCAGCACTGGGTGCTGCCGTTCCTCTCGCTCTTCCTGGTCGCGCTCGGCGGCTGGGCCATCGGCATGCGCAACATGATCATCTACGAGCTGGAGTCCGACTACTCCTCCTACCTGTCGGCCCTCGGCGCACCGCAGCGGCTCATCCGCCGCTACGCCTTCCGCAACGCCGTGCTGCCCCAGATCACCGGACTCGCCCTCCAACTGGGCGTCCTGGTGGCCGGGGCCCTCGTCACCGAGATCGTGTTCGCCTATCCCGGGCTCGGCTCGCTGATCCTGGCCGCGATCCAGAACCAGGACTTCTTCCTGCTCCAGGGCGCGTTCCTGTTCATCGTCATCGGCGTACTGATCGCCAACTTCCTCATCGACATCGTGTACGTCGTCGTCGACCCCCGCACCCGCACCGGCATGGCAGGAGGCCAGTCATGA
- a CDS encoding ABC transporter substrate-binding protein, which produces MGTGFRGRTAATLAVIALAATACTGGGSSAGGSGGTGGGGGGALPRNETLYTTGTQWGPPANYNPLHNWDHATGTKGLVYETLFHFDPNEGKLTPWLAESGSWTGDKTYEVKLRPGITWSDGKPLTAKDVAYSYGLGKIEASSFHTLWSWLSDAKAVDATTVRFTFKEARYQEWDFTLYGQPIVPEHIWSKRPEKEILDGVNDKPVGTGAYTLKSKSQDRVVWQRRDDWWGVKALSMKPAPRYIVDVSNPSNEVVIGQLGQGQLDLSNNFLPGASSLIKSKKVVSYYDKPPYMLSANTAWLVPNTTKKPMNDAAFRRALAASVDTEKIVKGVYGELVKPANPTGLLPQWDKFVDQDLVSREGFSFDTDKAKQILADAGYKDTNGDGLVENKDGSKISLKLAVPTGWTDWMEAAKVIASSAKDAGISITTEFPDANALNETRGKGNFDLVVNNERQLSSTPWTYYEYMFQLPVQKQQNTVNFGRYENEEAWKLVQELGGVKTDDVEGMKKVISKIQAIQLKEMPVIPLWYNGLWAQSTTGSWTNWPSDAAGAPKYAPALWRNWLEMGGFEALTQIKPVK; this is translated from the coding sequence ATGGGCACGGGATTCCGGGGACGGACCGCGGCCACGCTCGCCGTGATCGCACTCGCCGCCACCGCGTGCACGGGGGGCGGCTCCTCGGCGGGCGGCTCCGGCGGCACGGGCGGCGGAGGGGGCGGCGCGCTCCCGCGCAACGAGACGCTCTACACCACCGGTACGCAGTGGGGGCCGCCGGCCAACTACAACCCGCTGCACAACTGGGACCACGCCACCGGCACCAAGGGGCTGGTCTACGAGACGTTGTTCCACTTCGACCCCAACGAGGGCAAGCTGACGCCCTGGCTGGCGGAGTCGGGCAGCTGGACCGGCGACAAGACGTACGAAGTGAAGCTCCGCCCCGGCATCACCTGGTCGGACGGCAAGCCGCTGACCGCCAAGGACGTGGCGTACTCCTACGGGCTCGGCAAGATCGAGGCCTCGTCCTTCCACACCCTGTGGAGCTGGCTGTCGGACGCGAAGGCGGTGGACGCCACGACGGTCCGCTTCACCTTCAAGGAGGCCCGCTACCAGGAGTGGGACTTCACCCTCTACGGGCAGCCGATCGTCCCGGAGCACATCTGGAGCAAGCGCCCGGAGAAGGAGATCCTCGACGGCGTCAACGACAAGCCGGTCGGCACCGGTGCGTACACGCTCAAGAGCAAGTCCCAGGACCGGGTCGTGTGGCAGCGGCGCGACGACTGGTGGGGCGTCAAGGCGCTCTCCATGAAGCCCGCGCCCCGCTACATCGTCGACGTGTCCAACCCGAGCAACGAGGTGGTCATCGGGCAGCTGGGTCAGGGCCAGCTGGACCTCAGCAACAACTTCCTGCCCGGCGCCTCCTCGCTGATCAAGAGCAAGAAGGTCGTCTCGTACTACGACAAGCCGCCCTACATGCTCTCCGCCAACACGGCCTGGCTGGTGCCCAACACCACGAAGAAGCCGATGAACGACGCGGCCTTCCGCCGGGCGCTCGCCGCCTCGGTCGACACCGAGAAGATCGTCAAGGGGGTGTACGGCGAGCTGGTCAAGCCCGCCAACCCGACCGGTCTGCTCCCGCAGTGGGACAAGTTCGTCGACCAGGACCTGGTCTCCCGTGAGGGCTTCTCCTTCGACACCGACAAGGCCAAGCAGATCCTCGCGGACGCCGGGTACAAGGACACCAACGGCGACGGCCTGGTGGAGAACAAGGACGGCTCCAAGATCAGTCTGAAGCTGGCCGTGCCCACCGGCTGGACCGACTGGATGGAGGCCGCCAAGGTCATCGCCTCGTCCGCCAAGGACGCGGGCATCAGCATCACCACCGAGTTCCCCGACGCGAACGCCCTCAACGAGACGCGCGGCAAGGGCAACTTCGACCTGGTCGTCAACAACGAACGCCAGCTGTCCAGCACCCCGTGGACGTACTACGAGTACATGTTCCAGCTGCCCGTCCAGAAGCAGCAGAACACGGTCAACTTCGGCCGGTACGAGAACGAGGAGGCCTGGAAGCTCGTCCAGGAGCTCGGCGGGGTGAAGACGGATGACGTCGAGGGCATGAAGAAGGTCATCTCGAAGATCCAGGCGATCCAGCTCAAGGAGATGCCGGTCATTCCGCTCTGGTACAACGGCCTCTGGGCCCAGTCCACCACCGGGAGCTGGACGAACTGGCCGTCGGACGCCGCGGGTGCGCCCAAGTACGCACCGGCGCTGTGGCGCAACTGGCTGGAGATGGGCGGCTTCGAAGCCCTCACCCAGATCAAGCCCGTGAAGTGA
- a CDS encoding LacI family DNA-binding transcriptional regulator has product MPRRRPTIADIARRAGVSKVAVSYALNDRPGVSPTTRATIKAIAHEIGWQPNSAARALTRARADTVGLALCRPARLLGMEPFFMELISGIESELSPRGCALLLQVVTDPAQELEVYRRWWGEGRVDGVFLADLRSSDPRIEGVTGLGLPAVVIGHPSAAGPLPSVWSDEHTALRDTLTYLTALGHRSIARVAGLPGLDHTELRDRAQAGICAELGLGDPVIVHTDYSGQDGAHATRRLISSPHRPTAVVYDNDIMAVAGLSVAQEMGLDVPADLSLVAWDDSQLSRVVRPPLTALSRDIPAYGGHAARILLSLVTDGTAEGYEDAAARLVPRGSTAPPR; this is encoded by the coding sequence TTGCCCAGGCGCCGCCCCACGATCGCCGATATAGCCCGCCGGGCCGGGGTTTCCAAGGTCGCGGTGTCCTACGCCCTGAACGACCGTCCGGGCGTCTCCCCCACGACCCGCGCCACCATCAAGGCCATCGCCCATGAAATCGGCTGGCAGCCCAACAGTGCCGCCCGCGCCCTCACCCGCGCCCGGGCCGACACCGTCGGCCTCGCCCTCTGCCGGCCCGCCCGGCTGCTCGGCATGGAGCCGTTCTTCATGGAGCTGATCAGCGGCATCGAGAGCGAACTCTCGCCCCGCGGCTGCGCCCTGCTCCTCCAGGTCGTCACCGATCCGGCACAGGAACTGGAGGTCTACCGCCGCTGGTGGGGCGAGGGCCGGGTGGACGGCGTGTTCCTCGCCGATCTGCGCAGCTCCGACCCGCGCATCGAGGGCGTCACCGGACTCGGTCTGCCGGCCGTGGTGATCGGCCACCCCTCGGCGGCAGGCCCGCTGCCCTCCGTGTGGTCGGACGAGCACACGGCACTCCGCGACACCCTCACGTACCTGACCGCACTGGGCCACCGGTCCATCGCCCGGGTCGCCGGACTGCCCGGCCTCGACCACACGGAACTGCGCGACCGGGCCCAGGCCGGGATCTGCGCCGAACTCGGGCTCGGCGACCCGGTCATCGTCCACACCGACTACTCCGGCCAGGACGGGGCGCACGCGACGCGACGGCTGATCAGCTCCCCGCATCGCCCCACCGCCGTCGTCTACGACAACGACATCATGGCCGTGGCCGGTCTTTCGGTGGCCCAGGAGATGGGGCTCGACGTGCCGGCCGACCTCTCCCTCGTCGCCTGGGACGACTCCCAGCTCTCCCGGGTGGTCCGGCCGCCGCTCACCGCGCTGAGCCGCGACATCCCGGCCTACGGGGGCCATGCCG